From one Catellatospora sp. IY07-71 genomic stretch:
- a CDS encoding excinuclease ABC subunit UvrA — MSKSPRAATPHDADSHDLIRVHGARENNLKDVSVELPKRRLTVFTGVSGSGKSSLVFDTIAAESQRLINETYSAFVQGFMPTLARPEVDVLEGLTTAIIVDQERMGANPRSTVGTATDANAMLRILFSRFGTPHIGSAQAFSFNVASISGAGAVTVEKGGVTTKEKRTFSVTGGMCARCEGMGRVNDFDLTALYDEDKSLNEGALTIPGYTMDGWYGRIFTGCGFFDPDKPIKKFTKKELHDLLYKEPTKIKIEGINLTYEGIIPKMQKSILSKDVDAMQPHIRAFVERAITFQTCPDCDGTRLSEAARSSKIKGVSIADACAMQISDLAEWVRQLDEPSAAPLLATLTRTLDSFVEIGLGYLSLDRSAGSLSGGEAQRTKMIRHLGSSLTDVTYVFDEPTIGLHPHDIQRMNELLLQLRDKGNTVLVVEHKPEAIAIADHVVDLGPGAGAGGGEVVYEGTVAGLRASGTLTGRHLDYRAQLKPSVRKPKGKLEVRGAATHNLRNVDVDIPLGVLTVVTGVAGSGKSSLIHGSVATRDGVVSVDQGAIRGSRRSNPATYTGLLEPIRKAFAKANGVKPALFSANSEGACPTCNGAGVIYTDLAMMAGVATTCEECEGKRFQAAVLEYRLGGRDISEVLAMPVTEAEEFFRTGESKVAAAHAILDRLADVGLGYLTLGQPLTTLSGGERQRLKLATNMADKGGVYVLDEPTTGLHLADVENLLGLLDRLVDAGKSVIVIEHHQAVMAHADWIIDLGPGAGHDGGRIVFEGTPADLVKNKQTLTGQHLAQYVGA, encoded by the coding sequence ATGAGCAAGTCCCCAAGGGCGGCCACGCCGCACGACGCGGATAGTCACGACCTGATCCGCGTGCACGGCGCGCGCGAGAACAACCTCAAGGACGTCAGCGTCGAGCTGCCCAAGCGCCGCCTGACGGTGTTCACCGGCGTCTCCGGCTCGGGCAAGAGCTCGCTGGTGTTCGACACCATCGCCGCCGAGTCGCAGCGGCTGATCAACGAGACGTACAGCGCCTTCGTGCAGGGCTTCATGCCGACCCTGGCCCGGCCCGAGGTCGACGTGCTGGAGGGCCTGACCACCGCGATCATCGTGGACCAGGAGCGGATGGGCGCCAACCCGCGCTCCACCGTCGGCACGGCCACCGACGCCAACGCGATGCTGCGCATCCTGTTCAGCCGGTTCGGGACGCCGCACATCGGCTCGGCGCAGGCGTTCTCCTTCAATGTCGCCTCGATCAGCGGCGCGGGCGCGGTCACCGTCGAGAAGGGCGGCGTCACCACCAAGGAGAAGCGCACCTTCAGCGTCACCGGCGGCATGTGCGCGCGGTGTGAGGGCATGGGCCGGGTCAACGACTTCGACCTGACCGCGCTCTACGACGAGGACAAGTCGCTCAACGAGGGCGCGCTGACCATCCCCGGCTACACCATGGACGGCTGGTACGGCCGCATCTTCACCGGCTGCGGCTTCTTCGACCCGGACAAGCCGATCAAGAAGTTCACCAAGAAGGAACTGCACGACCTGCTCTACAAGGAGCCGACGAAGATCAAGATCGAGGGCATCAACCTCACCTACGAGGGCATCATCCCGAAGATGCAGAAGTCGATCCTGTCCAAGGACGTCGACGCGATGCAGCCGCACATCCGCGCCTTCGTCGAGCGGGCGATCACCTTCCAGACCTGCCCCGACTGCGACGGCACCCGGCTGAGCGAGGCCGCCCGCTCCTCGAAGATCAAGGGCGTCAGCATCGCCGACGCCTGCGCGATGCAGATCAGCGACCTGGCCGAGTGGGTGCGGCAGCTCGACGAGCCGTCCGCCGCGCCGCTGCTGGCCACGCTCACCCGCACCCTGGACTCGTTCGTGGAGATCGGCCTGGGCTACCTCAGCCTCGACCGGTCCGCGGGCAGCCTGTCCGGCGGCGAGGCGCAGCGCACCAAGATGATCCGCCACCTCGGCTCCTCGCTCACCGACGTCACGTACGTCTTCGACGAGCCGACCATCGGCCTGCACCCGCACGACATCCAGCGCATGAACGAGCTGCTCCTGCAACTGCGCGACAAGGGCAACACGGTGCTGGTCGTCGAGCACAAGCCGGAGGCGATCGCCATCGCCGACCACGTCGTCGACCTCGGCCCCGGCGCGGGCGCGGGCGGCGGCGAGGTCGTCTACGAGGGCACCGTCGCGGGCCTGCGCGCCAGCGGCACCCTCACCGGCCGCCACCTCGACTACCGCGCCCAGCTCAAGCCCTCGGTCCGCAAGCCCAAGGGCAAGCTGGAGGTACGCGGCGCCGCCACCCACAACCTGCGGAACGTGGACGTCGACATCCCGCTCGGCGTGCTGACCGTGGTGACCGGCGTGGCCGGTTCCGGCAAGAGCTCGCTGATCCACGGCTCGGTGGCCACCCGCGACGGCGTCGTCTCCGTCGACCAGGGCGCCATCCGCGGCTCGCGGCGCAGCAACCCGGCCACCTACACCGGGCTGCTGGAGCCGATCCGCAAGGCGTTCGCCAAGGCCAACGGCGTCAAGCCCGCCCTGTTCAGCGCCAACTCCGAGGGCGCCTGCCCGACCTGCAACGGCGCCGGTGTCATCTACACCGACCTGGCCATGATGGCCGGGGTCGCCACCACCTGCGAGGAGTGCGAGGGCAAGCGCTTCCAGGCGGCCGTGCTGGAGTACCGGCTCGGCGGGCGCGACATCAGCGAGGTGCTCGCGATGCCGGTGACCGAGGCCGAGGAGTTCTTCCGCACCGGGGAGTCCAAGGTCGCCGCCGCGCACGCGATCCTGGACCGGCTCGCCGACGTCGGCCTCGGCTACCTCACCCTCGGCCAGCCGCTCACCACACTCTCCGGCGGCGAGCGCCAGCGGCTCAAGCTGGCCACCAACATGGCCGACAAGGGCGGGGTGTACGTGCTCGACGAGCCCACCACCGGTCTGCACCTGGCCGACGTGGAGAACCTGCTCGGCCTGCTGGACCGGCTGGTCGACGCGGGCAAGTCGGTCATCGTGATCGAGCACCACCAGGCCGTCATGGCGCATGCCGACTGGATCATCGACCTCGGCCCTGGCGCGGGCCACGACGGCGGCCGGATCGTCTTCGAGGGCACGCCCGCCGACCTGGTCAAGAACAAGCAGACGCTGACCGGCCAGCACCTGGCGCAGTACGTCGGCGCCTGA
- a CDS encoding response regulator transcription factor, whose protein sequence is MRILLVEDDLRVATAMTAALTRRGYEVEHAATAAAALSAAPCDLALLDLSLPDGDGLDVCRRLRARSPQLGIIAVTARGEERDRVTGLRVGADDYVVKPFSMVELQARIEAVLRRAAYASPELMVIVAGRLRIDVPARTVTLDGAEVALTRKEFDILLSLARHPGAVITRDRILLDAWQTTWVAKHTVEVHVGSLRGKLGDPRLIESVRGVGYRLRTE, encoded by the coding sequence ATGCGGATCCTGCTGGTCGAGGATGACCTGCGGGTGGCCACGGCGATGACCGCCGCGCTGACCCGCCGGGGGTACGAGGTCGAGCACGCCGCCACCGCGGCCGCCGCCCTGTCCGCCGCCCCCTGCGACCTCGCCCTGCTCGACCTCTCGCTGCCCGACGGCGACGGCCTGGACGTGTGCCGCCGGTTGCGGGCGCGCAGCCCCCAGCTGGGCATCATCGCGGTCACCGCCCGCGGCGAGGAGCGCGACCGGGTCACCGGGCTCCGCGTCGGCGCCGACGACTACGTGGTCAAGCCGTTCTCCATGGTCGAGCTGCAGGCGCGGATCGAGGCGGTGCTGCGCCGCGCGGCGTACGCCTCCCCCGAGCTGATGGTGATCGTGGCCGGGCGGCTGCGTATCGACGTGCCCGCCCGCACCGTCACCCTCGACGGCGCCGAGGTCGCGCTCACCCGCAAGGAGTTCGACATCCTGCTGTCCCTGGCCCGCCACCCCGGCGCGGTGATCACCCGCGACCGCATCCTGCTCGACGCCTGGCAGACCACCTGGGTCGCCAAGCACACCGTCGAGGTCCACGTCGGCTCGCTGCGCGGCAAGCTCGGCGACCCTCGCCTCATCGAGTCGGTCCGCGGCGTCGGCTACCGTCTGCGCACCGAGTAG
- a CDS encoding HAMP domain-containing sensor histidine kinase, which produces MRRRLAASYLLLMTLVLLALEIPLAVTLASRESDLVRADRLADATRFAALARPGLRTDSVGTVRDELTRYDELYGIGAAVLDRDRNVFTSSAGYRLDAERRDAAMRAAFAGQQYSSAESVLPWSGEPIVVAVPVNDNGEVLGMVVIVSPAGRVRDAVTFWWLALGGIGLLAALAAVLTARSLANWVLRPVTVLDAMTHEVAAGDSGTRISDQAGPPELRRLTRSFNDMAYAVADAMERQRAFVAHASHQLRNPLTALRLRVEELGPSLADEDGRAEHRIALEETDRLATVLDGLLTLARAERGQHRPVTVDAVAVAQARVAAWEPLARRTGTALTLRADRAVVLMQAVPTALDQALDALIDNAVKFSGPGGRVEVSVGAADGGVAVHVRDDGPGMTDEQLAQATERFWRAPHAQNIDGSGLGLAIVAVLVDASGGRLTMSRADDHGLDARLWFRALVSPE; this is translated from the coding sequence GTGCGCCGCCGCCTCGCCGCCAGCTACCTGCTGCTGATGACCCTGGTCCTGCTGGCCCTGGAGATCCCGCTCGCGGTCACCCTGGCCAGCCGCGAGTCCGACCTGGTCCGCGCCGACCGGCTGGCCGACGCCACCCGCTTCGCCGCGCTGGCCCGCCCCGGCCTGCGCACCGACAGCGTCGGCACGGTCCGCGACGAGCTCACCCGCTACGACGAGCTGTACGGCATCGGCGCGGCCGTGCTCGACCGGGACCGCAACGTCTTCACCAGCTCGGCCGGTTACCGGCTCGACGCGGAACGCCGGGACGCCGCGATGCGCGCCGCGTTCGCCGGGCAGCAGTACAGCTCGGCCGAGTCGGTGCTGCCGTGGAGCGGCGAGCCGATCGTGGTCGCCGTGCCGGTCAACGACAACGGCGAGGTCCTCGGCATGGTCGTCATCGTGTCGCCGGCCGGCCGGGTGCGCGACGCGGTGACCTTCTGGTGGCTGGCGCTGGGCGGCATCGGGCTGCTCGCCGCGCTGGCCGCCGTGCTGACCGCGCGCAGCCTGGCCAACTGGGTGTTACGCCCGGTCACCGTGCTCGACGCGATGACGCACGAGGTCGCCGCCGGGGACAGCGGCACCCGCATCTCCGACCAGGCCGGGCCGCCCGAGCTGCGCCGCCTCACCCGCAGCTTCAACGACATGGCGTACGCCGTCGCGGACGCGATGGAACGCCAGCGCGCGTTCGTCGCCCACGCCAGCCACCAGTTGCGCAACCCGCTGACCGCGCTGCGGCTGCGCGTAGAGGAGCTGGGGCCAAGCCTGGCCGACGAGGACGGCCGCGCCGAGCACCGGATCGCGCTGGAGGAGACCGACCGGCTGGCCACGGTGCTCGACGGCCTGCTCACCCTCGCCCGCGCCGAACGCGGCCAGCACCGCCCCGTCACCGTCGACGCCGTCGCGGTGGCGCAGGCCCGGGTCGCGGCCTGGGAGCCGCTGGCCCGCCGCACCGGCACGGCCCTCACCCTGCGCGCCGACCGGGCCGTGGTGCTGATGCAGGCCGTGCCCACCGCCCTGGACCAGGCCCTGGACGCGCTGATCGACAACGCGGTGAAGTTCAGCGGCCCCGGCGGCCGGGTCGAGGTGTCGGTGGGTGCCGCCGACGGAGGTGTGGCCGTGCACGTGCGCGACGACGGGCCCGGCATGACCGACGAGCAGCTCGCCCAGGCCACCGAGCGCTTCTGGCGTGCCCCGCACGCGCAGAACATCGACGGCTCCGGCCTCGGCCTGGCCATCGTCGCGGTCCTGGTGGACGCCTCCGGCGGCCGCTTGACCATGTCCCGCGCCGACGACCACGGCCTCGACGCCCGCCTCTGGTTCCGCGCCCTCGTCAGCCCGGAGTGA